ctcttcttccatgatcttcatctcaaatgcttaatgacatattcaatgacatattttgtatgttcaataacatattttcttcactttttatgcttatataaaggtcttgtaatagataggaaaatacacacaattgaagaagaaaatctcttccttctctctatctctatttcttattcatgttttactaaattgcttatATTTCTTGTTTATGTTTTACTAAAtcgcttttattttataacaaattgTTTTTTTTATGCTTCATTATATCTTTTTTTACTGCTGCCCGAGTCTTTAATTATATGTATTTTTGTCCATTTGGGCAGAAATGTCATCAGATAAGGCCATAATTAACATCTCCACTTGGGATGGCACCATTACATCTACTGATTTTTACGTTGCTGCTTCTAATTTTGCTGAGCAATGGAACAATTTAGATCTAGGGTTTCCTCACTGGTCATGGATCAACTGTCCAAAGGGACCACTGTTTGCTGCTAGCAAGGTTTGTCTTTGTGCAATTGCTTTATATATGCTTTCggcgtgttatatatatatatattaatactaCTTGTATTCTGCAATTGGGCAGGTAGAAGGATATTTATCATTGGAGAATATGATTCTTCCAGGATCCACTGAGGTCTGTCCTTGGAACTTCAGTGGAGCTATATTATTGAGAAAATTTAGCATAAAATGTTATGTACCTGTAAGACTTTGCTGATTTGTTTGTCTTTCTTATAGGAAGATCGAAATCATTGTGGTCTTGCTGGAATAGAAGATTTGAGTTGCGCTAATGAAGATGTATATACGGATACTGCTATATTGGTATGTTGCACAttttatttcttgaattaattcCGTTTACTtggaaaaaaaatttattttatggAGTGCTCGAGTTTCAAAATATTTATCTTTTTCTCACGTGTTGGAGATTTTAACAGGGACTTTTTCTTGTTTGAACTGCTGAATTATAGCAAACTCAACTTCCAGAGTTTTGTGCTTCCTTTGGGATTAACATTTGAGTCTTCAGTAGAACACAACTAATTGTCCAATCTCTTAGTTCACGCGTTAATTTCTTGGAATCAGGCAACTAAGATTCATGAATTCATGTATTCTTATCCTTAGCATCTTTATAAAGCTTTCAATTggccttatcaaaaaaaaaaaaaaaaactttcaattTGATACGGGTGCTAATTTGGTAGATGTTGGTGGTCTTGTCAATAGTTGCTCCTCTTTTTAGAACTAAAATTTCACTTGCTAAGTATGTAGCTGTTGCCTTCAGTCTTACTTTTGGAAGGGTGGGGGCATGCATCAATGACTTTGTGTCTGATGCAGTTATAGATTCCTTGCTTTTTAAAGTTTCATGTGCAATATGTAGTTGTCAACATTTACACATATCCATGCTCCATCTTCAATGCCACATACTTTAGTTGTGATACAGTAAATAGCAATTTACTGTTTCAGTTTTCCTCCTATCTTTTGTTGAAAAATAAATGGTTTAACAATTGACGTGATGTTTCTCCTTTAAGGTTCAAAAGCACAGCCAAGAAAGACATCACTATGACTTCCATGTCGTCTACAGTTCCTCtttcagggttcccgtgctatatTTCCGTGCATACTGCAGTGGTATGTTTGTCCGTATCCATTTTATGCCGGAAAGAAACTGAATAAATTAGTTCTCTTGCTATTTTTGGAGTATCTGCACGGGTACGACGGTATTTTGGAGAATTCTTGCAACACAGTTTGTAGGAGCATCTGTCTTGTGATATTATAACCATGCTTTAGGACTTGATTGCTACAGCAACACTAGTAATTAAAAACAATAGCAGCTTCATAACTGTGCCACCGAGACACTAGTttataaaattttaattctgAAGTAAAGCGGAAAATTTTGGTTAGACAAATCATGATGAGCTTGATACGTGTGGAAAAGATGATGACGAATACTAGTCTCGGGTCTATCCAATGCTCTGCGTAGTTTTAAATTCTGCCTCTACTGTTGTATACGTCGTAATCCATTGTCATCAGTTTATTTGTTTCATTAATCACTTCAATCAAACAGCAAGCTAGTCTGGATTTGGTTTCTGATCTGCTATTCTTTCTCGCCTAATGTATGATAACTTATATGCCAGCATAAACATTGTTCTGATTGTGCTACATCCATAGATGGAGAACCCTTGGCAATAGAAGACCTGGAAAAAGAGTTTCCTGCCTATACTACACAAGAATTAGCAATATCTAAATGGACCTTTATAACTCAGGAGGTATATTGCTTCTTCATTTTTTGTGCTTTTTATATATTCTGAAAACTGAATACATTCTCTTGGCTTGTGATTTCTATTAGCACTTGGTATGTTTGCATGGCTTCACCTtctatgaaaaaaaaaaaaaaaattatctcaaCCAAGCCAGCTTTTGTGGAACAATTCTGATATATTTCCTCTTTCTCAACTCACTTACCTATCAACGCCTCACACCGTTGTATCTCGCCACATAATCCATCTATGTTAATTACCAGACTAGTAACAATATCCATCTCACTTGCCAATGCATTTTAGCCTCTTGCCATCATGCATGACCTCAAATATCAGGGTCTTTCCTCATGAAGCGGAGGAATATTGAAACAGATTGCTGCATTTTAACTAACTGGGAAGAACTGCAACATATATCTATGATTTACTAATCCCTGGTCGATAATATGTATGCTATTAGTAGTATTTAAGAATGTTTGGTGGCATTTAGTTGCAGCCAACAATCATAGCTGCTGCCAATTTCTAATTCTCAAGTATTCTTAGTGGAATCCTTATTTTCTGGTTGAGACTATCTGAATGTCAAGGTTCTGGCAAAATTCTCTTCAAATTATATCCCCAGTCCTTTCTAGTAGATGTCAAATCTGCTTGGATGATCCTTGACATATCTTCATGCTTCTCAATTAGTGTCTCTGCTTCTTTTTGCTTTGTTTCTTCCCTAACCCTTCTTCGCCAGTAAAAAGTAAAAGAGGAGTAACTACAATTAAAGCTAAGGTATATCTTAGGCTTTGTTTGTCTTCCTGGTAGTGCAGTTTGCTTTTCTCATTGTATCTCCTTTTACCAATTAGCGTGAAGTTTGTCATAAAAATGTGTGTTAATGAATGTGCACCATGTTTAGATCCACCTTAAATTCAAATGCTGAATTATCTGTAGGAGCACCCCTACCTGAATCGGCCATGGTACACGTTACATCCTTGTGGAACTGGTGACTGGATGAAGCTACTTTTCAGTAATGAACCTTCAGTGGTGTCTCAAGGTGGAGTTGCAGTTGAGAAATATCTGATCCCATGGTTTTCAGTTATATGTCCGATCTTTGGTCTTAAAATCCCCTTAAAATTGTTTGTAAATGCGTCTAACAAGTCTGAAAATGTTTCTTATGTAACATAGATTTAGTGTTATCTTCTCAACGTAAATGTTCTTCTGAACACAGCAGCAAAAATGAATCCATCTGCCAAAATGCAAAATATAAGCTATTATGTAGTGTTTATTAATTATTATCTTATGTCTTATGTTAGGAACTATTGGTTCTTTACATAAATGCAACCTTTAACATGGCTAGGCCGATCAAGTTTTCAATTTTAGTTTCTACTATTAGAGTTTAAGCATGTCACGTTTTCTTCTAGGGGCTTATCTCACTTTCATGGCTCCTAAGATGTACGTTGGTAAAGAGTGCATTCAGATTCAAAACATCATACTACAGTACAATGGTTTATGTTTAAGTGTTTGATCATCTCATTTAAAAGTTTTAGTTGTTAGAGGGacatttatttacttaattatatcttcaacatGTCTTCTAACATGTGAATTTAATTCTTATGTGGAAATTCTTTTTGACAGTGAGGGAGACAAAGTGAGAATGAACTCAGAAGCTCTAATACTATGTTAAATTAGGCTGCCAAAAAGGTTCTGTCATCTGGCAATTTGGATTGACTTAATTTGATATGCTTACTATCTGTATTCCAAGCTGAAACTTAGCAACTTTTGAATGTTTACACCAAGGATCAGATAAAAATATCTGACTTCCAAAGTGAGTTCATGTTAAGCTTTGCGATTCTGTACATTTCGAACGTGGAAGCTTTCATTTTTGACATACCGCACAGGTCATTTGCTTGGAGAAAATCAACAGGCCCAAGATAAAAGTCATCGAGCAATACTTATGATCACGAATTTCTCATTAAACTAGAACCAATCCGAAAACGGAAGAGGATCATGCAAGGATACCCTAGTACACCCTGTATTATTTTAACCCTGTTAAAGGTAATGGGGCCTAAAATGtagggagaaatttaaaaatagtcatatttacaagtggtcattcaaaaatagccacagtttcaaaagtaatcgaaatttagtcacttttcatgtaaagataaatttgaacgaaaacactgttcaaaatccgaaaaatactctagcataatatactgaagttccagtataatatgctggaagttcaagttcatacacaggtgctccaatctccagtatattatgcggGAACTTTTCGCAGTtggaattccaacataatatgctggaagttcatgcacaggtgcaccgatctccagtatattatgctggaccagtccttgttgcagcaaaatagtggcaattttttaatgactttgcaaatgctggctatttttgaatgactagtccgaaaactggctatctCGTACTATTTTTACTAAAATATACCATTGTGCTAGTAAGCATTGATGAGCAGCCATTATAACCTTTGCAAAGGTATTTATTTCAGTACTATAATAATTACTACGCCTCGAACCCAAGAAAGATGGATCAGCTATATGAACTATGACTATCCATGTCACTCCATTAAAACCCATATTCCAATATTTTAAAAAGTAGTAGTAGTTATGTAGCACTTACAAAGGCATTTCAGTAACCCATAGTTTTGCCTTTTGGAAATGCAGTATGAACATGCATTACATTCCATTGCCAGCTGACTATTGTATAAACAGGTAATTGGACTCGAAATTCACAGTCGTAAACCAGAAGCTACACGACGTGAACTAAAAGTCCAACCACCATCCTCTTGCTGCAAGTGTTGGTGGCATGCCGAACGTCGCCAAAACTTGAGATGTTCACTGTTTATAGACATAGTGACGAAAGGACCAAAAACTCAGAAGGCCATTCATCTGGAATTCCTACTTAAGAATTATGCTTCCATGTAATTGACTTGACCTCCAAGCCCTTTAGAAGCTGTGCTCTTTAATGTTTTCGGAAACATATCCAGCATGCCAGTACAATACATGTTTGATCCAGATGTTAGGTAGGCTCATTGTCTTTCGACTTCTTCACTAATGACTGCCTGTCGACTGAAGCAAGCCAGAAACTCTATATTTCCTTCAGCTCCTTTTAGAGGTGATTCAATCCAACCGTTGCATTGAAACCCATGGTTTTGAACTCCATTTATGATCTTCTCAATCACCTGTACAACAATAAAGGAAATATATTGTGACAGCTATAACAGTAAGAACAAGGAATTTCTGTTATAAGCAAGATATGTGACTAGGAGCATTAACTTCTTTTTTCCTGTTATTTTCAAACACTAAAAATGACTTGATGtgggaaaaggaaggaacaataGAATTAAGCATCTCCAGATTACCATCATGTGAGGTTACAGTGCAAATATCAACTTCGTCGTACTTCACACAGTCAAGATTTCTACTACCTCCTTTGATGACAAAATGCTCTGACCCCATAAACAGTGACAAACCTACTAAAAAGATTGAGAACTGCTAGCTCAAACCAAAATTGACTTCTCCAAGAGTTCAGCCATATGGCACATCCAGAGCACAAACAAGCAGACATCAAAAGCAATAGCAACATACCCGTGACACTATTCTGTTCCATAACCCCAAACAGCTAGATGTACAATCAAATGCAATTCTGCAATTCTCTATATATACAGCTCTCCTCTTTGCTGGTTACTTAGCTTTTCACTGGCTTTCCCATCCTACCCAAGTTGACAAAACTCACCATTCTCTTTATCCAAAATCTAAGTTCTCACTTTCTTTCACCCTTAGTCAGTTGGCATCCATCAGAGTTAGAGAAAACATAAAAGGTCTGGAGACCTACTTCCCATCCTCCAGCAATCTATGCATCCACAAAAGATTTATGGGAGTCAAGGAGGGAAAGAAGAGAATTATCAAGATACTGGATTTACTTTAAGTTGCAATATACTTTAATTTGTTTTACCTTACTATGACCTCACCAAAAGTAGTTAtcttatataaaaaaacaaaaatcattATAGCCCTGAACAAAATTGAGTAAAGCAGTCCAACGGACTACTTCCCTCCAATTGACCTACTTATTCAGCCTTGTGAGTGGTATCCACTTAGTTTCTGGTTGAGCAGTCAAGTAGGGAGAAAGATTAATAAACAAGGGGCTACTGAATCCTAGCCATAGAAGTGGCAACTGTTATGCATTCTGTCCATAAGCTGTCAAGCTCAATTCAACAAAATGCAAAAGGTGTCAATTTTTAGGATGCTAGACTGGTGCCGAGCTTATCTACTGCTTTCCCCAAGTGTAACTCATACAAGGTTTAATTTTCTTGTGGTAACTGAAGGAAAATACGTAGAATAAGTACAAAAATTTCACAGGAAATGGTTATAACATCAAATTGCTATGTAATAAATATAGAGAAAAGGGCATACTATAACAAGTATTTGTTTAAAAATGTATCAAGTTAAGACAAGACATTAGTAGAATAAATCAACAAGAAAATGAGAGATCTTAACATATTTAACATTCAATTAACAAAATAAGCAATGCACTCTTAGAATTTTCAAAAGGTATGTAGCTACTTGTCTAAATTGTGGTTGATAAAGTGCTCCGTTATTAAAGCACAAATTCAAATGTCAGTTCTTGCTAAAAGAAATTTCTAATGCATTTCTTGACTTTTCATATTTATTGACTGCTTATAAAAGacggaaagaaaatcagttgCTTTATAGCCCATCATCCCTCAAAGTAGCCAAGATAATAATCAGATTTTAAGTCAGTCATAAAGCATCAAAAGCAAGCAAACGAAAAAGTTGGGCAAATACATACCTCTTGATGGACTAAGGGATCTCTTACAATTCCACCTCCTCCAACCTAACATGCATAAAGAATTATACATCAAAATACATCATCTTCTTGCAAATTCAATCACAATACTAACACAAGCTAACTCTTAAGAACAAGATAAAGGCCAACTCCTCTTGAGTGCAATACTGATGCAAGACTTCAGATACGCGCAAATGATTGAGCTATCAGTTGAAAATTTATGACTATTAATCTAATTGAATCCAATCAGGTTTGAAAGGGATATTGACTAAGCCGATAATTATACCCTATATATCCACATGAAGAATCCGTAGCATGCAAAATCAATCACAAATTTAACATAAAGATCATCCTGAAGAGCACAATATAAGCCAAGGAATCTTGAAAGCAATATAATACAAGACTATGGATAAAACACAAATGATTGATGTAACAACGCGACCGGCccttttgagcatttgcactttgttCGGTGGTTTGAGGTCTTTGAGAAGCTTcatatggtgtattatgactttcgtgtatcgtcagttttggttttcgagtggttcaggattgatttgaaagaatgattttcattttagaagctttaagttggaacaGTTAATCGAGTTTGGCTTTTTGCATATTTAATCTCggatcggagttttgatggttctgttaggtcgggatggtgattttgaacttatagcttgtttggtcaagcttctaaaatctgcttattttgagaagtgcttttcaaaaaagtacttttggtgaaaatcagtttgtgtttggctaatcaatttgaaaaacacttttgagcagtaattagtgttttggccaaacttttaaaaagtgcttctaagtgtatttttctcaaaagtgtttttcaaaaaagTGTTTCAGGGGAAAAgatacttttttctgcttcttagAAACTGCTTctgctcaaaagtactttttttccttaaaaaagcttggccaaacacctcaattttttttaagaaaagtacttttgaccaaaaaaaaaaatactttctgCCAAgaaaaaaacttggccaaacaggtcattaggcgtatgcccggaattggaTTCGGGGGTTCCTAGGTTGATTTGGCACTTTTTggtgaaagttggcaatttgaaggttcgGAATTTTCCTAAGTTTGACCATGGTTAGACTTTGTGGCTATCGGGTTTGGATTTTGGTTTCGGTACTTGGAATAGGTCCAttttgtcatttggaacttgtcgGCAAAGTCTGGCGTCATTctgagttggtttgataggaatTGGACGCGTGGTTGtgtttttagaagttcttgagtttcattgtgattttcatgtgCTTTGGTGTCTGATTCGTGATTTTGGATGTTATCTTGGTGTTTTGATCACACGAGCGAGTTTGTATTTTGTTTATGTACTTGTGTAAATATTTGTTGTGGAGccccgggggctcgggtgagtttcagacgtgTTTCTGGGTGTTTTGTTCATTGCTTCAAGTTTTTGGTGTTGCAGACCTCGCAATTGCATAGGTCTGCTCGCATTTGCGGAGGTTTGATCGCTTTTGCGAAGCGGGTTGGAGGCCGGAGAGTTCGCATTTGCAGACTcatttatcgcatttgcgatggggcACTGGGCTAGGGCTTTGCGCATTTGCGATCTGGTGGTCTTGCGAAGGGgtcagggttcacaattgcgaataTTTTGTTGCTTTTGCGACGTTTGCAGCATTATGCATGGGTCACTTTTGCGATCTTTATTCCGCATTTGCGAGggttgcatttgcgaaccctaagtcgcaaatgcgatatctgcagcTTGTTTATAGCTGGATATTTCAGGACTTAGCTTCATTTTATTACATTTTGAGCCCCTAGACTCGGCATGAAGCGATTTTGAGGAGAGATTTTCACACACAATCAGTGGATAAGGGATTTTAACTCAATTTTAATTATATAATGTgattatttatgagttttaaCATCTAAATCATGAGATTTGAAGATAAATTTTGGGTATTTTTGTCTATgtttagaaaaatgaaaatttgtgatttgagagtcgaattggactcagatttgaaaatcaaacaCATATTCAGGCTCGTGGGGCTATGGGTAGTCAAGATCTGCCTTTTGACTTGGGTTTTGACCGGGCAGGCTCGGGGTTGACTTTTATTAACACCGCTTTCCTAATCAAAAGATAGGAGAGCACCCCTTTGCCGAGTTCCTTCGATATGGTTCTCTCAAACGCCCTAGTATACTCTACTTGTTCACCTGTGTCGGTTTGGGGTACGGTCATTTCACCGGGAAGATCGCCCCTTTGAGGAATTGTGCAAAGATCttaactttattaattgaaattggtTTCTCTTGCATCGTTAGgtgttattaagtcgattttgATTAGATTTGAGTCGAGCGGAGGTGAGGAAAAGCATTTTTAGATTATTGATTGAGggcttttgaggtaagtatcttgcctaaccttgtggggggaactATACTGTAGGATTTGATCTAATTGCATTATTTGTACTGTGTGAACGACATGTACATAAGATGATTTTGTACACGGATGTATATGTATTGGTTTTGACCGGATATGACCCGAGATTGCTCTTATTGCCTTGTTTTGATTGTGAGTACTCTACACTACATGTTTCCTGTTGCGGATGATTACTTGAGTTCATATTCCTTGTTAGAGATCATGTTTCAggattttatttccttaattggcCAAATTGGGCGTTTGTGAAATTGTTGCTATTTCGGTTAGCTGAATTCATGTTATATGTTGAACACCCATCTGCTTCCCCTATTTATTGTCCGTGTGCACTGCGTTGGCAGATTTGTGAGTTGATGTCTTGATGACAATTGTTGGTATGTTGTGCTGTTGTGATTTGGCACACGTGGACTTGTTGAGTGGATTGTCGGGATATTTGCACGAGGTTCTACCGTGctattgttattattgatattgcACATGCAGCAAAACAAGGTGGGCTACAGATA
This genomic stretch from Nicotiana sylvestris chromosome 9, ASM39365v2, whole genome shotgun sequence harbors:
- the LOC104237809 gene encoding ubiquitin-like-conjugating enzyme ATG10 produces the protein MSSDKAIINISTWDGTITSTDFYVAASNFAEQWNNLDLGFPHWSWINCPKGPLFAASKVEGYLSLENMILPGSTEEDRNHCGLAGIEDLSCANEDVYTDTAILVQKHSQERHHYDFHVVYSSSFRVPVLYFRAYCSDGEPLAIEDLEKEFPAYTTQELAISKWTFITQEEHPYLNRPWYTLHPCGTGDWMKLLFSNEPSVVSQGGVAVEKYLIPWFSVICPIFGLKIPLKLFVNASNKSENVSYVT